The Roseibium sp. Sym1 nucleotide sequence CACCCTCTTCGACGGAACGGGCGTCGGCCTTCAGGATCTCGCGGTGGCATCGGCCGCCGTCGAGCTGGCCCTCCGGAAAGGCGTCGCCATCAACGTGGATTTTTGAGTCAGGCGGAGTGCCCGGCATTTCCGGCTTGCACCCAACAACCTCTCCCATTGGGAGAGGTCGGACCGAAGGTCCGGGTGAGGGGACAAACGCCTCGTGGGCACTGCCCCGTTATACCCCTCACCCTAACCCTCTCCCCATGGGAGAGGGGATCTTCTGCAACCTGGTGCAAAGCCGTGCCTTGCCGCCATGCTCAATGGACGGATTTGGGTTGTTGGAATGCGGATTGTGATCAACGGGTTCGGCCGGATCGGCCGGACCGTCCTGCGTCAGGTGCTCAGCCTTCCTGAAAAAGACGCGATCGAGGTGGTGCGGATCAACGACATCGCGCCGCTGGAAACCTGCGCCTATCTCTTCAAGTATGACAGCGTCTTCGGCCCCTGGCCGGGCGAGGTCACGGCCGGTGACGGAACGCTGACCATTGACGGACGCGAGATCGTCTTTTCCGCCGAGCCGGACCTGTCAGTGCTCGATCTCGCCGGTGTCGACGTCGTGATGGAATGTACCGGCAAGGCCGACACGCGCACCATTGCGGATCGTGGTCTCAGGGCCGGAGCCACCAACGTTCTGATTTCCGGCCCCTCCAAGGCCGCCGACATCACCCTGGTGCTCGGCGCCAACGAACAGGAAATGAACGGCCACAGGATCGTCTCCAACGGCTCCTGCACCACCAACGCCCTTGCCCCGCTGCTGCGCGGCCTCGACGATGCCATCGGCATCCAGAGCGGCCACATGACCACCATTCACTGCTACACCGGCAGCCAGCCGATGGTGGACGCGCCGCGCGGACCGCTGGAGCGCAGCCGCGCGGGCGGCGTCTCCATGGTGCCGACCACCACCAGTGCCACGAGACTGGTCGGCACGGTGCTGCCGCAGCTTGCCGGCAAGGTCAGCGGTGCGGCGGTGCGTGTGCCGTCGATCAGCGTCTCCGCCGTCGACCTCACCGTGACCCTGGCCCAGCCCGTCAAAGCGCCGTTCAATGACCGGCTTCTTGAGATTTTCGAGAACAATCCGGTGATCGGCTTCGTCAGGGATCACGTCGTTTCCACCGACATGCGCACCCGCCCGGAATCCCTCGTGATCCACCTGCCGGAAACGCTGGAGGCCAACGCCCACCAGGTGCGCATCTTCGGCTGGTACGACAATGAATGGGGCTTTTCGGCGCGCATGATCGACATGGCGAGGTTGATGGCGGGGCGGTAACCCCACCGCCGTCATTCCGGACAAGTGCAGCATCGCTGCACACAGATCCGGAATCCAGCGCGTCAGCGTTCGCGAAGCGAACACCAATGAAGAAAATGAGCCGCGCTTTCAGCGGGAAATATGTCTGGGTTCCGGATCGGCGCTCGGCTGCGCCTCACGTGTCCGGAATGATGGTTGAGAGGTGGTGGTGGGAACCAACAAAAAAGGGCCGCTCGCGCGGCCCCTCGTCATTCAGTTGCAAGGTGGCCTTACGCGGTTTCTTCCTTCGGAAGCGACCCGCGGCCGTGGCCCGACATGCCACCGGAAACCTCCTCGGTGGATTCGCCCGTCAGCTCGTCCGGCAGGATCAGGTTGAGCACAATTGCGATCGCCGCCGCCGGCAACAGGCCGCTGGTCAGCAGAATACGCGCCGTGTCCGGCATGTGCTGCAGGGCGCCGGGTTCCAGCTGCAGGCCGAGACCGATGGAAAGCGAGATGGCGAAGATCACCATGTTGCGCCGGTTCCAGTTGACGTCCGACAGCATGGAAATGCCCGCGGCGACCACCATGCCGAACATCACGATGACACCGCCGCCGAGCACCTCGATCGGCACCGTGCGGATGACCGCGCCGACCTTCGGAATGAGGCCGCAGACGATCAGGAAGATCGCGCCGATGGTGACCACGTGACGGCTCATGACGCCGGTCATCGCGATCAGGCCGACATTCTGGCTGAAGGAAGTGTTCGGGAAGCCGCCGAAGAAACCGGCAATGGCCGTGCCGA carries:
- a CDS encoding type I glyceraldehyde-3-phosphate dehydrogenase — protein: MRIVINGFGRIGRTVLRQVLSLPEKDAIEVVRINDIAPLETCAYLFKYDSVFGPWPGEVTAGDGTLTIDGREIVFSAEPDLSVLDLAGVDVVMECTGKADTRTIADRGLRAGATNVLISGPSKAADITLVLGANEQEMNGHRIVSNGSCTTNALAPLLRGLDDAIGIQSGHMTTIHCYTGSQPMVDAPRGPLERSRAGGVSMVPTTTSATRLVGTVLPQLAGKVSGAAVRVPSISVSAVDLTVTLAQPVKAPFNDRLLEIFENNPVIGFVRDHVVSTDMRTRPESLVIHLPETLEANAHQVRIFGWYDNEWGFSARMIDMARLMAGR